Proteins from one Thaumasiovibrio subtropicus genomic window:
- a CDS encoding ion transporter, whose product MVLKKLEWLANEKLAGIGILVYVALIFIDAFPQVHGRFGLLIDGAVWALSCYFMAEVIVRMQLKGARTYFSQKSNVFDFAIVVIGFLAVALPYFFVINIGFLRVTRLLKVMRLLKFVPHAETVYTNIALALKATTAIFVMLFMMMLIFALFGNAFFAHLLPENFGDPIQSLYTIFSVFFIENWNEIPDEAIADGMQYAWLIRLFFMFVLFVGGFLGLSIATAVFVDEMAIDNNRKLEGQVAELNQRLSDQDEKMAKMLALLEQQNRAPDDSVSHVSD is encoded by the coding sequence ATGGTATTGAAGAAATTAGAGTGGTTGGCTAACGAGAAGTTGGCAGGGATTGGAATTCTTGTTTATGTTGCACTTATTTTTATTGATGCATTTCCACAGGTGCATGGTCGATTTGGATTACTGATTGACGGTGCGGTGTGGGCATTGTCTTGTTACTTTATGGCGGAAGTCATTGTTCGAATGCAGTTGAAAGGCGCGAGGACGTACTTTTCTCAAAAGAGTAATGTCTTTGATTTTGCGATTGTGGTGATTGGTTTTCTCGCTGTGGCCTTACCGTACTTCTTTGTGATTAACATTGGTTTTCTCCGTGTGACTCGTCTATTGAAGGTGATGAGGTTGCTTAAGTTTGTACCGCATGCTGAAACCGTGTATACCAACATCGCGCTGGCGCTAAAAGCAACAACGGCAATTTTTGTTATGTTGTTCATGATGATGCTGATATTCGCCCTGTTTGGAAATGCCTTTTTTGCCCACCTGCTTCCTGAGAACTTTGGTGATCCGATCCAATCACTCTATACCATTTTCAGTGTCTTCTTTATCGAGAACTGGAATGAGATTCCGGATGAAGCCATTGCGGATGGAATGCAATATGCGTGGTTAATACGCCTGTTCTTTATGTTTGTTTTGTTTGTCGGTGGTTTTCTTGGTCTATCGATCGCGACAGCGGTGTTCGTTGATGAGATGGCAATCGACAACAACCGCAAACTGGAAGGGCAAGTCGCTGAGCTCAACCAGCGTTTATCAGACCAAGATGAAAAAATGGCGAAGATGCTCGCGTTACTCGAGCAGCAAAACAGGGCGCCAGACGACAGCGTCAGTCACGTATCTGATTAG
- a CDS encoding GNAT family N-acetyltransferase, producing MNKIEIMREYNGHERQRINAFNGVLTSDKDLSKFVSEDRYGSYISYYRFNENQASTIVKQQLDYFNRRNVSFEWKTYSSDEPKNLPDCLLENGFTQEETESFMVLDLAMTDNIAVEESLITEVSDSQGIRDAIDVQEQVWGGDLEWQYRYLLALKKASPDSISIYVIYDNGQPVTSAWITFNGDSPFAGIWGGSTIQSHRGKGYYSLLLNKRIADAKTRGLKYLTIDASDMSKPIVSNRGFTVIATTTGYTSPTR from the coding sequence ATGAACAAGATCGAAATCATGCGTGAGTACAATGGGCATGAACGGCAGCGTATTAACGCATTCAATGGGGTGTTGACGTCCGATAAAGACCTATCAAAATTTGTCAGCGAAGATCGTTATGGAAGTTATATTTCCTATTATCGTTTTAATGAAAATCAGGCTTCGACCATTGTTAAGCAGCAGCTAGACTACTTTAACCGCCGCAACGTCAGTTTTGAGTGGAAAACTTATAGCAGCGATGAGCCTAAGAATCTCCCAGATTGCTTGCTGGAAAATGGCTTTACGCAAGAAGAGACTGAATCCTTCATGGTTCTCGATCTGGCAATGACGGATAACATTGCGGTTGAGGAATCATTGATAACCGAAGTGTCTGATAGTCAGGGGATACGCGATGCCATTGACGTTCAGGAGCAGGTCTGGGGAGGCGATCTTGAGTGGCAATATCGATACCTGCTAGCGCTTAAAAAAGCCTCACCCGATTCGATTTCTATTTATGTGATTTATGACAATGGGCAGCCTGTCACGTCAGCTTGGATAACGTTTAATGGAGATAGCCCATTTGCGGGGATTTGGGGCGGCAGCACGATTCAGTCTCACCGAGGTAAGGGGTACTATAGCTTGTTATTAAATAAGCGTATCGCTGACGCTAAGACTCGTGGGCTCAAGTATCTCACCATTGATGCTTCTGATATGAGTAAGCCAATTGTCTCTAATCGGGGTTTTACTGTTATCGCGACGACCACAGGATATACGTCTCCCACTCGCTAA